In Cryptomeria japonica chromosome 1, Sugi_1.0, whole genome shotgun sequence, the sequence ATTTGGCAACACAAGTGTAAAAAAATATCACGAACTGACATGAACTAGGgaaagagcaccaatagataacatagttccaataatcgTCACCtaattgtcatgttgaccccccaatagccgtcatagtgaaaacaccatttataaatttgttttgtatcaatagctgattattttttgtaattttttgttcataattggctcATTTGTGCGTCACTATTGGGatatttgtcaacaagtactagcgattttgagttgatggttattggaacatctttagttaggtatcaggcaacactttgaaatgCGTACTTTTTGACCTTCGTGCGCATAACTaattccacaacgtgcatcgttactatctagaaataagatcaaaagctataagaagttaagtcacatacgaaaacaactaaaaaataaatcaaaatcccaTATACCATATGACGGCTAATGTACTCTTTCACTATAAAGACTTCAAGAAATGTCTAGTGTTGAGGAAAACCTCTTTTTTTAAATCTTCAGTAGGTGCTTGGTAATGGCAAAGCTTTTGAGTTCTTCTCAGAATTAAGATTACAGAAAATCAAAGACAACTACACTGAAACCCAATGATCAATTTGTTTTATGAATAATTCTCACCATTTCGAGAAGAATGATCGTTGAAACACTTATATAAATCTTCATAGCCAAGGAAGAAAAATCCATCCTAAGAATTATAATGCAGAGATTACTTCCATTGATCAGCAAAACCCTTCTGAGCAAAACCCTAGTTCAAAGGACCTGTTCAATAACAAATCCTTCCAGCAGAATCTTCCTTCAAGTCCTAGCACCTAGAAATTTCTGCAGCGGCAATGGCTCAGGAAATGACCCAGGTTCGAAGCTCACAGATCCATGGGACCACCCCTGGCAAAGCAGACAACAAAACCCAGATTTCGATCCCTCCTTTGAGCGCACAGATTCATCATGGAATCCAAGGATAACAGAAGAAGAATCCGAAGAAGCAGTAGAAGCCGTCGGTCGTCCCGTTGAAAACATCGATCAGGGCTTGATTTCCTTGGAGCCCAACAAAGAAAAGGGAGGAAAAGAAAAAGGCTCTTTTGAAGATAGCGAAGTATGGGCAAAGATTGAGCAACAATACGCAGAAAACGAGAAGTCTATGGGCAGTATAGAAGATAGGGTTGAAGAGATGGACATTTTGTTGAGGCAGGTGAGGGAGCCCGGGCTGAGGGGAACTTATTTGATGGACTCAGAGAAGCAGGAGATGTACAGGCTGCACAAAGAGAATCCTAAGGTTTATACTGTGGAGAGGCTGGCTAAGGATTTTAAGGTTTTGAGGCAGAGGGTTGAAGCGATTCTTTGGTTGAAGGAGGACCAGGAGGAGATTGAGAAGAAGACGGGGCCCTTAGATGATTCTGTGGAGCAGCTGCTTGATATGATAGCGGTTCCAGAGTAAGCTTTTCAGATTCTTTTTAACGAATCGTTTAGTTTTAAGCGTAGTTGCCAGGAAACTCCATTATAGAATTCTGTGGAGCAGCTGCTTGATA encodes:
- the LOC131071980 gene encoding protein GAMETE CELL DEFECTIVE 1, mitochondrial; its protein translation is MQRLLPLISKTLLSKTLVQRTCSITNPSSRIFLQVLAPRNFCSGNGSGNDPGSKLTDPWDHPWQSRQQNPDFDPSFERTDSSWNPRITEEESEEAVEAVGRPVENIDQGLISLEPNKEKGGKEKGSFEDSEVWAKIEQQYAENEKSMGSIEDRVEEMDILLRQVREPGLRGTYLMDSEKQEMYRLHKENPKVYTVERLAKDFKVLRQRVEAILWLKEDQEEIEKKTGPLDDSVEQLLDMIAVPEFANFADREFHVAQLPNNPDFKVMPENWDRTAKDPDEMLWEISQKEDEMLYQEFVQRMNYNKAKIAGKIKCHPYSRRRPNEGWKFTVEELGRKGKRGRGGGVKFVSLPDGSRRPLNELEKIFLKRETNRTRRKII